The nucleotide window AGTACAAATGTACCTAGAAATTTAGAGTAAGATAGGAGAGGTGTGCCGTAGCTATGAAGCCAGCTGGAGTAGTTCGCAAAGTTGACCAATTAGGTAGGATCGTATTGCCTAAATCTTTGCGTAAAAGGTATCAAATGAATGAGGGAGATCCTGTAGAGATCTTAGTACAAGGGGACCATATTATCTTGGAGAGATATCGTCCGAAATGTATTTTCTGCGGATCCATCGAGGAAGTCAACGAGTTCAAAGAGCGTTACATATGCGCACAATGTTTAGATGAAATGACTCAGCTTCCACAGCACGGGTAAGAAATCACGTCATGGGGTCCATTGACCCCGTGGCGTTTTTTTTGTTTTAGTTTTATTTATTATCCACCCGATCGTACTATTCCAAATGAATAAAAGGAAAATACGTAAACTAAGGTTGGATGCATGTAGGTAAAATCTCATCCCATACGGCATTCAGGATGCCCTGCATATTTTCTTCCTCACTGTTAATACATATGACCGCTTCCCTTGAAGGAAGGATGATGCACAACTGACCATAGGCACCATCGGCACGGTAAGCATCATGAGAACACATCCAGAACTGATACCCGTAACCTTTTCCCCAATCACCATCTCCAGTCGTTTCGATCTGCTGGGACGTAGCCTGTCGAATCCAATCCGCAGGTACAAGCTGTCTGCCTTCCCAGTAGCCCTCCTGCAGCAATAACTGACCAAA belongs to Paenibacillus sp. FSL H8-0079 and includes:
- a CDS encoding AbrB/MazE/SpoVT family DNA-binding domain-containing protein → MKPAGVVRKVDQLGRIVLPKSLRKRYQMNEGDPVEILVQGDHIILERYRPKCIFCGSIEEVNEFKERYICAQCLDEMTQLPQHG